DNA sequence from the Salminus brasiliensis chromosome 3, fSalBra1.hap2, whole genome shotgun sequence genome:
agtaaaatgttcaatatatacacatttaaccaaatatatCATCTTTGTTGGagcaaaaccctgtatctcttTTGTCAATAAAATGAAACGTCAAGGTTGAAATGCAACTACTTTCATATAATTTGGGTAACTTCAAAAGCTCATAACTGTACATTACTGGTTATTTGTTTATTGACATTGATTTTatatgtcatttattttatatcttgtatcttcatttttcctgtttttgacataatgtgaatctgtcagTTGTTCCTTACATAGTGgcagaattttatgatgaacagATTAATAGAAAGGCTCTACAAGGAAAGTTAGgatgttttttccttcttctgtaaagttagaATTTTGTACGgaaggtttttgtctgacagtggtgacatatttacacacacacacacacacacacacacacacacatatatatatacagtgagggGGAAGGAATAACAATCAACAAGTCTCATAATTTTCATATCATTTGGGTCATTTCACAACATTCATAGCTATTGtttggttatttatttactcacttGACAACACCCTGACATTTACTTTATATGAGAAACAGACTGATAATAAACTTGTTTGGACAGAAACGTCTGTTACACCTTATTTTCCTCTTTGATCTAAatcagtttttcactttttgacatcatgtaaatctgacagttgttcttcatATTGGATCTGTTTttcatgattaatggaccaatagaaatgctccaaaatcacttgAAAGTTAGTTGAAAGTTAAAAAGATGTGTTCCTTTTTTAAGCCACTACAGGGTTTTCAtatgacagcagcaatatgctaATATGCCTGTATGAGATAAGACTGTATTAACACTGTGAGGCATCAGACTATCTGATCTCCCTCCTCCCATCACTGTTCCAGATTATATGTGGGCTTTAAAGAGGGAAAGGCGTGAACGACTCCAGGAGCTCATAGATCAAACAGACAGGCCACAGCTTTCAGAGGTGAGTCCGAATCATGAGGATGAGAGACACTTTGACCGTTCATTATCTCTGCTTTGACCCCCTGTTCTCTATCTTGTGTGCTAAAAGGCACCAGATGGTCTTTAACCCACTCCGTCAACTTGACCATTTGAGCCTCAAGCTAAgggcagtgagtgagtgatgccATGCAGTGATTCGTTCACCTCAGTGAAGTCAGAGTGACAGATTCATCTTAATCACAGTCAGAATGCTGTATGGAGAGCAGAGGGGGCGGGAGGGAACAGAAGGATGAATAATCAGATACTCTTATTTGTACTTATTGTCCATGATTGCGTGTCTGTGCTGGCCTGCAAACACAAAGAcacaggcagacacacacatatcaatgtaatgtctgtaaaataaacaataaaatatgtaaCATTTCAAATACTTTTATTGCTTCTTATTAAgagaaacacataaaaaaatatttacaacaTTTTTAGACGTGTTTTGTCTGTATCTTTTTATGGTTACAGTTTGGGATTTTTCTCCATGTTCTGCTTAGTTGTAGCAATGGCTTAGATCAGGCTTTAGTAAGGAGTGTGGCATGTTCTCCCCATGTCCATGTGGGCTTCCTCCACTTCCtccggtttcctcccacctcccaaaagcacacatggtaggtgaattggctatgctaaattatccctaggtgtgagtgaatcAGTGCGtctgtggtaccctgtgatggacttgCGCTCTGTCCAGCGGAATTCCTGCCGTGCACCAGTGAAAACAGGTAGGCTGAGAGTACTCACTTTATTATGGTTGCAGCCACTTAGctacagcatagcaaccactggcaacaccatagtaaccacctggaataccatagcaccTACCTGGGAACAACCCTCTTCTACAGTGATACTATAGAAAACActcagcaacatcatagcaaaccattagcaacaccatagcaaccagctagcaacaccataaaaaAAACGCCTGGAATACTCTAGCACTCCCATaccaacagcctagcaaccgtGGTactggaagtgggaaccactttGGCTGTGCAACCATTTCGTGTGTCCTTCAGGACATGCCCTGTTCCAGCTGTTCAGTATCAGAACTCCCACTCACTCAGCCTGCCCATTCCACTCTTCCTTTTTCAGTCGTTGGTGCGCAGCTTTTGAGGGCAAACATCTTAATTAGCACCTCAAGTGTGATAACAGTGTGGTAATCTGAGATTttcacacgtgcacacacacacacatctatatacacagaaacacaaacacatgcccATTGTCTGCAGTCATACTGGCAACTGGCTCCATGTCCTGCAGTTCCTCCTTTTTCAATGCAAAGGGGAATTATAGCTCACGTTAGTTCAGCTCAGCAGTGAGCTCAGATTCCCAGCCCACAACTGCACACGGTGTATTAAGAACAACTAACGGGAATTTCTACATTGCGTATTAAAAGGCAAAGGCCCAAGTCGCATACATGGACCTGCGTGTTGTTCACAGAAGATTGGCACCTGTATGTCATCGAACACAGAGCATGAGGTGCACACAGATGCCCATGCTGTCTTGATGCAATGAGGATTCTTCAGTTACAGCTCCTGGGAGGTGTTGAAGGCTTACTTATCATTTTGTTCCTCAGAAGTATTTTAAGAGTAGCCTATCAGAGGTCAGAcctacaagtgtgtgtgtgtgtgttcactataaCTTCTAGCACGGCGTAACCGCGCTTCCCACAACAAGGTTCCCACATGCAGTTTTATAAAAGTGTCAGCTTGGTAAAAGCTTGCATTAGTACAtggatattaatatatatatatatataatctcacattcacacatcccATTTACAAAAATCCTGAAGTCCTGAATGGTCTTTAGGAAAATTAAAAGTGGTACTTCTATGTTATTGCTCTGGACAAGCCTTTTTGGCACCTGTATGCTTAGGTGTATTCAAAACTGGCCCTCAGATTTGCTAACTGCAGGTATTTCAATGAGCAATTAATGTAACTTGGAAGGCCAGTCTGTCTTCCCTGTTGAGTGTAAGGTAAGGGAGTGTGGAAAATCTGTACTTGGACACTGAGAGATGTGGTTCGGACACATATGCTGTTTACAAATGTTTAAACAATTTTCTAATAATGAATGGAATCTATAAAATATCAGTCTAGTTATCAGATCTCACAATAATACACTCTTGTTCCAAGATGGCGCCGCGGAGGTGGCAGCCtgttgcagcagctcctgctcactTCTGAGCTTTTTCTAACTTTTTTCCAATTTAGAAGTTTTTAAGTTAAGTTTCTTTGGTAGTTTAGTGTTGTTTATGACTCTAGGCACAATAGACAACAAAAGCGTGGTGATttttcagggaatactatgtgcaatatcccacccccatgtgcaattaagagtcttttgctgtaaataatattgttattgctcttttaattcttatttatattgtgtacatagtgtaaattatttatctaaatttttgtaactgagtgtcctgctatccctttctgctgttacactgtgaatttccccactgcgggactaataaaggactatctatcttatcttatatctGTATTAAAGTCAAAATTCTGTTTCATGAGAATCCTGTAAATCACACGAAATCAAATgactgttttttatgtttatttgtctgATATGTATTCATACATGGTACAGATTGTGTCACATGAAACGATAACGGGCTGCCTTGCGCCCAACGAGTCCGGGTAGGCGCCGGGCCCAGGAAGAAGATCTTACTCCTATTTATGCAATGTAAACATTGAGCATGCAAAAAGTGCATAAAATGTGCTGTGCATAATATCATACAAGCCCTAATGATTCGTatgattcaagattcaagagttttttgtcatgtgcacagcagaaacaagcagctACACTGTACAATGAACGTCTTACTTTGCTTTATGGAcacttaatattaataacaatattaataacaacGCTTTGAGGAAATGTGAGTGTCTGTCAGGCTCATGTGATATTGAATGTCTCACCCAGATAAGGAGCATGCCTGATTTTAACTAGAGCATGCAGCCCTATTGCCTCTCTGAAAGGCCCTGGCTCTTTAAATGGGGGCGTGGCTACGCGACTACTACCAGCCTTTTATGCAAATCAGCCCGCCCGCTCTAGTGGATTAAACCGCGCTGGAGTTGCTTCAAGGATCCAGAGTGAGTGAAGCCGCAGTGTGGCACTGAGCCGCTCGTGTGTTCACTTCGGGATCCTTCACACACTTTTCTCTAGGAAAGATTGATCAGGTCAGCCtgagaaacaacaacaacaacaacagcagcaacagcagcaacacCGCAGTCGAGCCACGCCAAGAGGTTTGGACACGTACGGAAAAGGGATTGATTTTTCTCTCAGGACGGTTCATGTTTGTTGGAAAGCCCCCTTTGCAGAAGTCGGGGTCGGAGTGAAAGTGCTGGGACGTaatcagcagaagcagcaggacCGAGTGTgttcagcagcaacaacagTCTCGCTGTGGATTTTCGCGACTCCAATGTCTTGCAGGATACGGACGCTTGGGATTAATTTACGGTAAGGGTGTAAGgagttgggttgggttgggtctTATTCGACTCCGTGGCTTTGTTGAGTTGAATAGTTGAGTAGTTGGATCACTGATGCCTCAGCTGAATCAGCTGGAAGTCCATAGGTGAAGTCTGAGTCTCTGATCTTTCAGGGCTTGGTTGAATCAGTAGCTCCTCAGCAAGTGTTCAGTGAAGAGCACCTAGGTCATTTCCCCACAAGAACTGGGAGCCAACTCTCTGCTGTGGCTTAAACCCCACTGACACTGCATCATGTTGTGTAATACAAGTGTGTTGCGAAACTTTTTCAGGCTCTACCACCACAGTGAGCTCACACTTTGATGGTAGaaacccaaaacacacctaAAGCACACTGCCCCCCCTCTCTAATTAGTCTGCTATTTCAGAAAACCACCTGATTTTAGAGCTGCAATGAAATGGACACAGCATAAGTCTGATTAATGACCTAGGAGTACATCTGGGCCATTTCAGCCTCCCACCCCCCATTGATGTTTATTTGAATATAGGGCAAGGTGACCTGAGGGCAGTCAACGGGACGACTGGAGTAGTATGATGATTTTTCATTTCTACAACACACATAACTTCAGTTTCTGACGTGGTAGTAAAGGTTTCCCTGTTCTCTTCCAGATCTTCTGtgctgtgactgtgtgtgactcggtcTGAagttgaggaggaggaggaggttgaGGAGACCAATGCCAGGAATCAGTGCGAACGCTCCGCCTTGTGACAGGTGGGAGATGGAGGAATGCGACCAGTACCAGCACTATTTCTATGACGACCACAACCTGGATGAGGATTTTTTCAAGTCCACCGCCCCGAGCGAGGATATTTGGAAGAAGTTCGAGCTCGTGCCAACCCCGCCCATGTCGCCCATCAGGACAGCGGAGGGTGCCGGTGGGGCAGCGTATCCCTCCCTAGGGGACAAGCTGGAATGGGTGTCCCAGTTTTTGGGGCAGGACGAGGAGCATGAGGGACAGTGTAAAGTCAGCGCGGAGAAGACCTTCGGTAACCTGAGCTCCATCATTATCCAGGACTGCATGTGGAGCGGCTTTTCTGCCAGCCAGCGGCTTGagaaagtggtcagtgagcgcTTGTCTTGTTCGGGCCAGGCCAAGCTGCCCTTTGCTCTCCAGACTAACTCCACGCACCCCAGCAAGTCGCAGGGTGTCCCTGCAGATGCCGCGCCTGTTCTCAACAGCTTGGCCACAGATTGCGTGGATCCAGCGGCTGTCCTGACCTTCCCCCTGAGCAGCAGCTGCAAGAAACAGGTGTCGTCCGGGTCAGAGTCACGCAGCGACTCCTCTGGTAGGCTCATAGTCCTTGACATTGATCCAAGTGCAAGATGGTGCATGCAGGGTGGGTGTGTGTTGACTCACTAAAGGATTGTTGTACTCAAGTGTGCTTACTGCTTAAATGCAAAACAGCTTGAAGTGATCATTTAAAAGGCCATGATTTTTACTCTAAAGCATACAAATGGTAGTTCTTCAGTTTCCATTAGTTTTAATGCAGTTCAGCCGGTGCATAACACGCACTTATGTAGAGGTGTTATACCAGTTATGCAATGTAGCCTCGCTTTTGAGGTTGACCTCATGTGTGGAATGTCTGTGTGGACTTGTGCCATAGTCCTACATTCCTAAACTCAAACAACGGGATGGATTGTTGTGCTTGTGGGCGGGGAGTAGAGAACGATCAGCTGAAGGAGGAACCAGTGAGAAATGTGGCTACATTTAAAAAGCTGCGCAAGACCGCTGAATTTCTCTGATCCTAGACCTCTCTCGGATATATGTTTTTGGTGCCATATTTGTTGGTGTGAAAACCGTACAGACTTTATGCAGAAATGTCTAACATACCCAGTTCAGAGTGTTCAGGAGTTGACTTCTCGGCAGTGAGGTCTTCTGGGTTTTTGCCTTATCACTTCAGAACACCACAACATGTTCGAAGGTTAGCAAACCCAAGGTTGTCTTCAGTATCTGGGCAGGCTTCTAGGTCATGtccttgtttcttttgtttgttttttttttttttttaataaatgaaactgGTTATCAGACACTGTGGTTTGGATGCTCAGCTGTGATGACTCATGTGTCAACCTTGAATGCATTTGAATGCAGTGTTGCCTCTAACTCTAATAGCCCGTCTGTGTTTACAAGAGCTCCAGAACACGTGCAGTACTTTTGGCGGCACTCACGGCTCCATCCACATATCCAATGCATAACCATCAATGAAGATGAATGTGCACTAAAATTAATCTTACATAATCGCATTATCGGTGGTTTATGTGTGCCACATTAGTGCAAGGTTAATGATCAGCTTTTAGGAAGCATGCAAGCTAATTTGTCAGtaatccttttttttgttgtttttaaatatatatatatatatatttttttgtttgattttcagATGACGAGGAGATCGATGTGGTGACGGTCGAGCACAAGCACAACAAGCAGCGGCTGGTTAGTTCCCGTAAGCCGGTCACGATCACCGTGCGTGCTGACCCCTACGACCCTGGCATGAAGCGCTTTCACATCTCtatccaccagcagcagcacaacTACGCCGCCCCCTCCCCCGACAGCCATGCCGACGTCGAGCCCCCTCGTAAGAGGGTCCGTCAGGAGACTTCTCAACCACGGACAGGCTCCACGCCGCACGCCCTTGAGAGCAAACCCCACTTGCCTGTTGCTGCTGTTTCCATGCCGGCACAGGCTATGCCTGCATCCCCGCCCCACCCCTCATCCCACCACAGCCCCAAATCCCAGCCGTCCAGCCCTCAGAGCTCAGACAGCGAAGACATGGACAGACGCAAGAACCACAACTTCCTGGAACGCAAGAGACGCAACGACCTGCGCTCACGCTTCCTGGCCTTGAGGGATGAGATTCCTAGCCTGGTGGACTGTCCAAAGACACCAAAGGTGGTGATCCTGACCAAAGCGGCGGAGTACTTACGTGTAATGCACATTACTGACAAGCAGAAGGCCCAGGAGAAGAAGCAGCTCAagaacaggcagcagcagctactTCGAAGGCTAGCAGAACTAAAACGCTCCTAAGTTATGGACGGTCCAACATCGAAGCAGCCAGTCCAGTCCTAAGAACTGCTCACAAGtcgtatgtaaaaaaaaaaaaaaaaaaaagaaaaaaatggagatatttaAAAGCAAAGACACCTGtactttattttgtattattattataaatattattatttttgttttgttttgttttgttttttgcacaTTTGATTGTGGGGTCATGGAGAGGGGATACTTGCAGACTAATAAGGTGTCTGTTTCTCCTGGTGTGTTATAGATTACATAAACTTCACTCACTTTCCCAAAGAAGGCCCTGCTGATTTATTTGTACCTTAGGTAAAAGATGATTGACGACGATGGCCCCAGATTTCTTTACCACATTAGAACAATCCTAGTTGGGGATATTCGGTAATGTTGAGTTAGCATGCCAGTTAGGCATTATTTGAAATGTAGCATTTAGCCTGTATGCACGTGTAGCCGCCCTAATAAACCAATTTCTTTGTGATGGAAtctgtgaaaaaacaaaaatctgatTTCCTAAGCTTACTGAAAGCTGAAACGTGTAATTTTAATGCCCTGCCGTACCATTACTAACATTTTGTCCAAATTATTTCAAAGTGAAGTTTGTGGCCCACTGCAATATTCCGCCAGGACTGGAGTTTAGCAGACGGGCAGTTGGCTGCATTGCtgttagctgtctgtctgtaaagTTCACAGATTTGTTTTCTCAGTAAAAATATTCTATTGGTGCACATTTGAGTCAATGCCTTACACAGCCTTGCAGTGTACATAAACTGTGACATATTTGTACATAATAGCTCTGCTGTAGATCCAtgtgtaaaatattatatatgctTTCTGTTTAAATACCAAAATCAATGCTGTTTATTTGATTaacattttctttttcctctttcccccCCTCATGAATCCTAGAACTCGGTTGGCCCACTCGGCTTACTCTTATGAGTATCAAAGCTTCTATTTTTGTTAAGaaaagttacaaaaaaaaaaggcataaaaataaataaataaaactacactATCAACTTTACTTTTTATCACTAGCCACTTTGATGCTGTTTTCACTGCCTACTCATTTCATCTTgtggatttatttttatttttgttgtttttgcgtGTGTAAAATCTTTAAATAGGTTAGTCATAAATGTTAAAAAGAGACTTTTGTACTCTATTTTCCTACAGATTTCAGTATTTCTTTGTGTATGTAATTTGCTCTGTTTGTTCTTTTCGTTCTCCTTGGTGGCATATGCTTTCTTCACCCATCACTAATACCCATCTCATGCCAGACCTAAGTTTGGCAGTTTCAGCTACAGTGCCACCCATTGAAAGTCCTTTGAGAGACAGTTCAACAAATGTTCTTTTGGTGCACCAACCTCACATACCCAGCTCTTTCTCAACTCTACTGAATACCTTCTACCAAAGTATTTTTggaaaatcatttgttttcGAGGATAAAAGAAGCCATAGTACTTGCACCTGGACTGAGCGTTAATCCAGAACATCACTGCTTGTGTTTCTTTCTCAGGTGTACAAtccaatttttttttccccccttcagGCATTGGTTCACGCCCAAGTAAGAACTGCAGTAGCACTTCCCTCACTCACTGTAGCTCCTCACTGAACCATGAACTCCACTAGACTCCACCAGCCTTAACTTGCTTTCCTCAACTGCATATGCCACCATCAACCTACTACTGTTTTGGTTGTGTGTCTGTTGTCTGAATTTTGCTAGgttcctcttttctcttgtgTTGGACGTTTGGTTCTTAAAGGATTTGTTTAGTCCTTTCTTTCATGCTTGTTTTGCGCTCTCCTGGTGGCCATTGTGGGCATGCACTGGGAGCATGGCAGCAGCATTAAGCACTTTGTTTTCAGTACCTCATGAGCCTATAGAAGTCAGACAATTAAtaaattcaaatcaaatcatttgAATGTGTCGGTGACATTATTGCAAAGGTTTGCATGTCAGCTTTTAACTTTCCCATTTAACTGAGATCCACTTTTTAAGGGAGCTTTTTTGACACCTGAATGGATGTACAGTACTGACGGCTAGGAACTTCTCCTGACAGGTGCGTATAGACTGAGAAATAATACTGACTGCTTCACTTTTTGCAAAAAGGGCTGCAGTCTCTTGACTGAAGGACTGGGCTGACTAATAGTGGAAATTAAGATCATTCTGGGAATCAGGATAACTGTGCCGTGGGCCGCTGTCCCAGTTTTTGCAGAAAAAGTGCGGTGCAACCTTCAAGACGTTTTACCACTAATCCTTCATCACCTTACTACTACTAGGCTGTTCACAGGTATCGTAAGACAGGGTCTCCTgcttcacacacactgtgaacAGCAGCCCGTGTTCCTCCATGCCTCACCTGCAGCAGCGAGGGTGAGGAAATCTGTTTGGATCATTTCATGCACGCGGACGCTTGCAGCACACTGGTTGCTGTGGCAACCGGCGTCTCTTTTTTCCATGGCGCAGGTCGTTCAGTTTCCATAGCAACAAACCagctattcttttttttttccttcacatTGAGTCAATGCGCTTCAGGAAGTCAACAAAAGCGTGTGCATTGTGAACCTTAAAAAATCCACTCCACTGCAGGCGCTAGGGTGAGTCCAGGTTAAGCGGGCCCTGCACAGGTTGGTGAAGTTGGTCATTTCAGTTTTTAGTGTTACTGTGCCGTCCAATGGCAATCAGTTTTGTTGGGATGTGTGCTGAAACGTGAAAGGATGGGATTGATGTGATGTCACTGTAGTGGGCAATGGTTTCTTTCATACATCAAGTGCATATGTATGACATATGTGTAATATGAAATATGTATGACAGCTTATTTTAAAGGTGGAAGCTGAGCTGTGTCCCACTATATCTCTCCTACTGGCCCACTTAAGGCTCACAGCCTCCTAGAAGAGCTGGGATGATGCAGCACTCGGTGGGAAAACAAATGTCAGAGTAATTCAGCATAACTTTATCTACAGTAATACTACATGACACTATAATATTTATACACTACAGTAAAGCTATACTGTTTTTTATTCTTTCATATAATATTCCCACAAGATTGTCTTATAGTAACCTCGCTTACTGTAATACAGGGGTTGTGCTGTTCTCTAATAATGTCTCTCTATAATGTCTCTAATAATGGCCCATTTTCAAGATTGAAAAGTGTTCTGTCCTACATACAAACTAGGAATTTTGTTACACTCCTGCTGTAAGTATACATTAGCACTTATGGAATATTCTCCTAAAACATCTTTATTTGGATTTACTAGAggttaggggtgggcaatatggtaaacaTATCACTTCACAATGCATAAAGATATAATCACATTTATGTCAAACaaagtttttattttgattcaaattttaataattcaaaaacaattaataaaaaaaaatgaatatatatatatatatatatatatatatatatatatatatatatatatgtgtgtgtgtgtgtgtgtgtgtatatatatatatatatatatatatatataaacacatttgcTACACAACACCAAACTAAACATGGCAAATTGCACTCTTTGTAAGGAACCATGCAGTTGGTTAGTGTTTTTAAAGAATATCCATGATACGCttagaaaaacagcagagaaacatAGTTTATCAC
Encoded proteins:
- the myclb gene encoding protein L-Myc-1b, which translates into the protein MPGISANAPPCDRWEMEECDQYQHYFYDDHNLDEDFFKSTAPSEDIWKKFELVPTPPMSPIRTAEGAGGAAYPSLGDKLEWVSQFLGQDEEHEGQCKVSAEKTFGNLSSIIIQDCMWSGFSASQRLEKVVSERLSCSGQAKLPFALQTNSTHPSKSQGVPADAAPVLNSLATDCVDPAAVLTFPLSSSCKKQVSSGSESRSDSSDDEEIDVVTVEHKHNKQRLVSSRKPVTITVRADPYDPGMKRFHISIHQQQHNYAAPSPDSHADVEPPRKRVRQETSQPRTGSTPHALESKPHLPVAAVSMPAQAMPASPPHPSSHHSPKSQPSSPQSSDSEDMDRRKNHNFLERKRRNDLRSRFLALRDEIPSLVDCPKTPKVVILTKAAEYLRVMHITDKQKAQEKKQLKNRQQQLLRRLAELKRS